The following coding sequences lie in one Filimonas effusa genomic window:
- a CDS encoding glycosyltransferase family 2 protein, translating into MVYIFWIALFIVFYAFFGYGILLYLLVKIRVALKGKRSDALNKLSYEWPTVTVIVAAYNEADCIEDKILNTLALDYPADKISYLFVTDGSSDATPGIIARYPVVKLLHQPGRSGKIAAVHRAMREVTSEIVVFTDANTVLNKQAVKLICRHYADAKVGAVAGEKRVNVDAVSDATAGEGFYWKYESALKRWDSELYSVVGAAGELFSVRTSLYQPVSANSILDDFMISMLIAQKGYRIVYEPEAYALENSSANVGEELKRKVRIAAGGIQSICWLAPLLLPFRQPVLSFQYVSHRVLRWTVVPFLMILVLLLNIVIVIRGGGWLYQLLLAGQVAFYGAALAGWLMEQRKIKVKLLFVPYYFCMMNYAVLAGINRFIGGKQSAAWEKAKRK; encoded by the coding sequence ATGGTATATATATTCTGGATAGCATTGTTTATCGTTTTTTACGCCTTTTTCGGTTACGGTATTTTATTGTACCTGCTCGTTAAGATACGTGTAGCGCTAAAGGGCAAACGGAGTGATGCTTTAAACAAGCTATCATATGAATGGCCTACGGTCACAGTGATTGTTGCTGCCTATAATGAAGCTGATTGTATTGAGGATAAGATCCTGAACACGCTGGCGCTCGATTATCCCGCAGACAAAATTAGTTACCTGTTTGTAACAGATGGCTCTTCAGATGCCACACCCGGTATTATTGCCCGTTATCCTGTGGTAAAGCTGTTGCACCAGCCCGGCAGGAGCGGTAAAATTGCGGCGGTGCATCGGGCTATGAGGGAAGTTACATCCGAAATAGTTGTGTTTACCGATGCCAATACGGTATTAAACAAGCAAGCGGTAAAGCTGATATGCCGTCATTATGCCGATGCTAAGGTAGGAGCTGTGGCAGGTGAGAAAAGAGTGAATGTTGATGCAGTTTCTGATGCAACGGCAGGCGAAGGTTTTTACTGGAAATATGAATCGGCTTTAAAGCGCTGGGACTCTGAGCTGTATTCTGTTGTAGGTGCTGCGGGTGAGCTATTCAGCGTACGTACAAGTTTGTACCAGCCCGTGTCGGCAAATAGTATCCTGGATGATTTCATGATCTCCATGCTGATAGCGCAGAAGGGGTATCGTATTGTGTATGAGCCCGAGGCTTATGCTTTGGAAAATAGCTCTGCTAATGTTGGCGAGGAACTTAAACGTAAAGTGCGCATAGCTGCGGGAGGTATACAGTCTATTTGCTGGCTGGCGCCGCTACTGTTGCCTTTCAGGCAACCGGTATTGTCGTTTCAGTATGTAAGCCACAGGGTTTTACGCTGGACGGTGGTGCCTTTTCTGATGATATTGGTATTGCTCTTGAATATAGTTATCGTAATACGAGGCGGTGGCTGGTTATATCAATTGTTGCTGGCAGGCCAGGTGGCTTTTTACGGTGCTGCCCTGGCTGGTTGGTTAATGGAACAGCGTAAGATCAAGGTGAAATTACTTTTCGTTCCCTATTATTTCTGCATGATGAACTATGCTGTGCTGGCTGGCATTAATCGGTTCATAGGCGGCAAGCAGAGTGCTGCATGGGAAAAGGCGAAAAGAAAGTAA
- a CDS encoding phytase: MKKNNLFIVCVLAVCAVSCNNKSGNKRTAQDSSTVKPLYVSDPVSMDSDDPAIWINPNDPAQSLVIGTDKDANGGLYVYNLQGKVQGDKVVKGLKRPNNVDIAYGLQLGGKPVDIAVTTERMTHRLRIFSLPDMKPVDNGGIDVFVGETLPEYRDLMGIALYKDKAGKIYAIVGRKTGPVDGSYLWQYLLEDNGAGQVKATLVRKFGKYSGKKEIEAIAVDQSLGFIYYADEQVGVRQYFADPDKGNEELALFAREGFAEDHEGISIYQLTDSTGYILVSDQGANRFQVFSREGAPGKPYEHRLLKVVNVSATQSDGSEVVAIPLNKDFQHGLFVAMSDDKTFHFYRWEDIAGKELKQIP, from the coding sequence ATGAAGAAGAACAACTTATTTATAGTGTGTGTGCTGGCCGTCTGTGCCGTTTCCTGTAATAATAAATCCGGCAATAAAAGAACTGCTCAGGATAGCAGTACTGTAAAGCCCCTATATGTTTCTGATCCGGTTTCCATGGATAGCGATGATCCTGCTATCTGGATCAACCCAAACGATCCTGCGCAGAGCCTGGTAATTGGAACTGATAAGGACGCAAATGGTGGTTTATATGTATATAACCTGCAGGGTAAAGTGCAGGGAGATAAAGTGGTAAAGGGACTTAAGCGCCCTAACAACGTAGATATTGCCTATGGTTTGCAGTTAGGCGGTAAACCGGTTGATATAGCAGTAACTACTGAAAGAATGACGCATCGTTTACGCATTTTTTCATTACCTGATATGAAACCTGTTGACAATGGCGGAATAGATGTTTTTGTGGGCGAAACCCTGCCGGAATATCGTGATCTTATGGGGATTGCTTTGTATAAAGACAAGGCCGGAAAGATCTATGCTATCGTAGGAAGAAAAACGGGTCCCGTTGATGGCAGTTATTTATGGCAATACCTGCTGGAAGATAACGGCGCCGGCCAGGTAAAGGCGACACTGGTTCGTAAATTTGGTAAATACAGTGGCAAAAAGGAAATAGAAGCTATTGCGGTAGATCAGTCTTTAGGCTTTATTTATTACGCTGATGAGCAGGTAGGTGTAAGGCAATATTTTGCCGATCCCGATAAAGGAAATGAAGAGCTGGCATTGTTTGCCAGGGAAGGATTTGCGGAAGATCATGAAGGTATTTCCATTTACCAGCTTACAGATAGCACTGGTTATATCCTGGTATCCGACCAGGGAGCCAACAGGTTCCAGGTGTTCAGCCGGGAGGGTGCACCTGGGAAGCCTTATGAACACAGGCTCTTAAAAGTAGTGAATGTAAGTGCTACCCAAAGTGATGGTTCTGAAGTGGTGGCCATACCGCTTAATAAAGATTTCCAACATGGTCTTTTTGTAGCTATGAGCGATGATAAAACTTTTCACTTCTATCGCTGGGAAGATATTGCCGGTAAGGAGCTCAAACAAATACCATAA
- a CDS encoding tetratricopeptide repeat protein — MGIIILVGNILPANAQHLLKNELEKAISLSKESPDTAFMLLREIYNKAQDEKERVVAARCLRQMGVISYYFGHYAQSLDFHLQASEAFAKEGQDELLAANYNDLGSLYYHNKQEPLARPQYDKALAIYSRFQNQNGLGDTYGRIGHLYEKRQMYDSAFYFQRQAFYHYEVTGNKSGLAKINENLGSIFEDLGRFDSARHYFNRALELHQQLNNKLAIIEVENNLGDILRKTGHYSESLVQSGKALQLSLEANDPYQQSSAYRDLAKAWNLLGHNDSAFYYLELSRAKLSDIYSIENSKQVAFLQVMSETGKKNAEIERLRLGHRNTVILSIAGIIVVVLLVVVGLLVISRQRLKIRNEKALQMQNLQRFESQKALMEADLRNKELQENNLKQDLDLRARELSTYTLHIIQKNQLLEELRERLEGLVKEDKRDQKKQLQQLIHQINQNFNHDQYWGEFRGVFEQVHQSFLNNLKKYADNLTSNDLKLVSLIKMNLSPTDISTLLGISPDSLKVARYRLRKKINMPREENLNAFIQGL, encoded by the coding sequence GTGGGAATAATCATATTAGTGGGGAATATTTTACCTGCTAATGCCCAGCACCTGCTTAAAAACGAACTGGAGAAAGCCATCAGTTTAAGCAAAGAATCGCCTGATACAGCTTTCATGCTGCTGCGGGAAATTTACAATAAGGCGCAGGACGAAAAAGAGCGCGTGGTTGCCGCCAGATGCTTACGCCAGATGGGGGTTATCAGCTATTATTTTGGGCATTATGCGCAATCGCTGGACTTTCATCTTCAGGCGTCCGAAGCGTTTGCAAAAGAAGGGCAGGACGAGTTGCTGGCTGCCAACTACAACGACCTGGGAAGCCTTTATTATCACAATAAACAGGAACCCCTGGCACGCCCGCAGTACGATAAAGCGCTGGCAATATATAGCCGTTTTCAGAATCAGAATGGTTTGGGCGATACATATGGCCGGATAGGCCATCTGTATGAGAAACGGCAGATGTACGACAGTGCATTTTATTTTCAGCGGCAGGCGTTTTATCACTATGAGGTTACGGGTAATAAATCGGGGCTGGCAAAGATCAATGAAAACCTGGGCAGTATATTTGAAGACCTCGGGCGTTTCGATTCTGCCCGCCATTACTTCAACAGGGCGCTGGAACTGCACCAGCAATTGAATAATAAACTGGCCATTATTGAAGTGGAGAACAACCTGGGAGACATTCTCCGGAAAACCGGCCATTACAGTGAAAGCCTTGTGCAGTCGGGCAAAGCGCTTCAGTTATCACTGGAGGCTAATGATCCTTATCAGCAGAGTTCCGCCTACCGTGATCTGGCCAAGGCCTGGAATTTATTAGGGCATAATGATAGTGCTTTTTATTACCTGGAGTTGAGCCGTGCGAAACTGTCGGATATTTATTCCATAGAGAACAGCAAGCAGGTAGCGTTCCTGCAGGTGATGAGCGAAACAGGGAAAAAGAATGCCGAGATCGAGCGGTTGCGGCTGGGACACAGGAATACGGTTATCCTGAGTATTGCAGGCATTATAGTAGTAGTGCTGCTGGTTGTGGTGGGGCTATTGGTGATTAGCCGGCAACGCCTGAAAATACGGAATGAAAAGGCGCTTCAGATGCAGAATCTGCAAAGGTTTGAGTCGCAAAAGGCGCTCATGGAAGCCGATTTACGCAATAAAGAGCTGCAGGAAAATAACCTGAAGCAGGATCTTGACCTGCGGGCCAGAGAATTGTCTACATATACCCTTCATATTATACAAAAGAACCAGCTTCTGGAAGAATTACGCGAAAGGCTGGAAGGTTTGGTGAAAGAGGATAAACGTGATCAAAAAAAGCAGCTCCAGCAATTGATCCATCAGATCAACCAGAATTTCAATCACGATCAGTATTGGGGGGAATTCAGAGGGGTATTCGAGCAGGTTCACCAGAGTTTTCTCAACAACCTGAAAAAATATGCCGACAATCTTACGTCGAACGATTTGAAGCTGGTTTCGCTTATTAAAATGAATTTGTCTCCAACTGATATTTCCACCCTGCTGGGAATATCTCCCGATAGTCTTAAGGTGGCGCGATACCGTCTGCGCAAGAAAATTAATATGCCCCGCGAAGAAAATCTGAATGCTTTTATTCAGGGCCTGTAG
- a CDS encoding acyltransferase, translated as MSVTTFIKTNPRVKKLVHRLLIPKGGARPRLWVRMFLNPFIHKKGKGATIRWRTRIDVVPFNAFTMGTKAVIEDFCTINNGVGAVSIGNHSLVGMSNVIIGPVSIGNNVIMAQNIVASGLNHTYTDVTLPIQAQNVTTAPIVIEDDCWIAANVVITAGVTIGKHSVIAGGSVVTKDIPPFSVAAGNPAKVIKQYNPQSGEWERTKA; from the coding sequence ATGTCTGTAACCACCTTCATAAAAACCAATCCCCGCGTTAAAAAACTGGTTCATCGCCTCCTTATACCTAAAGGAGGGGCAAGGCCCCGTCTCTGGGTAAGAATGTTCCTGAATCCTTTTATTCATAAAAAGGGAAAAGGCGCCACTATCCGCTGGCGTACCCGCATAGATGTAGTGCCTTTCAATGCGTTTACGATGGGAACTAAAGCTGTTATTGAAGATTTTTGCACTATCAACAATGGTGTTGGCGCTGTATCTATAGGCAATCATTCGCTGGTAGGCATGAGTAATGTGATCATAGGGCCTGTAAGTATCGGCAATAATGTGATCATGGCCCAGAACATCGTAGCAAGCGGGCTTAATCATACCTACACAGATGTTACGCTGCCCATTCAGGCCCAGAATGTGACTACGGCTCCTATTGTTATTGAAGATGACTGTTGGATTGCTGCCAATGTAGTTATAACTGCCGGTGTTACCATTGGCAAACATTCCGTTATTGCGGGAGGTTCCGTTGTTACCAAAGATATCCCGCCGTTTTCAGTAGCAGCAGGTAACCCGGCTAAGGTTATTAAACAATATAATCCGCAGTCAGGAGAGTGGGAAAGAACGAAGGCATAA
- a CDS encoding glycosyltransferase family 2 protein: protein MRSVSIISVNFNHNYVTEALLASVFRTNSYPNIEIIVVDNASEVNPVPGWKEKYPGVKFIRSEKNLGFAGGNNLGVTEATGDYLFFVNNDTEFTEGLVATLVQTLDEHDEVGMVSPRIHYFQQPGLLQYAGFTEMNYYTGRNSCIGQFEQDNGQYDHVTGITGFCHGAAMMVRRAAIEKAGTMAEHFFLYYEEVDWGAHIRRAGYTAWVQMAALIYHKESISVGAGSALKEFFMNRNRILFIRRNAPAFKKMVFWIYFLSVVAPRNIIRYIKEGNAKFIGVLFRAIWWNFTNGTESRNLGYRIK from the coding sequence ATGCGTTCTGTTTCCATTATTTCAGTAAATTTTAATCACAATTACGTAACAGAAGCACTTCTGGCGTCTGTTTTTCGTACCAATTCGTATCCCAATATCGAGATCATTGTGGTTGATAATGCCAGCGAGGTGAACCCGGTACCCGGATGGAAAGAAAAATATCCTGGTGTTAAATTCATACGCTCGGAGAAAAACCTGGGATTTGCGGGCGGCAACAACCTGGGGGTGACGGAAGCTACCGGCGACTACCTGTTTTTTGTAAATAACGATACGGAGTTTACTGAAGGCCTGGTAGCAACGCTGGTGCAAACACTGGATGAGCATGATGAAGTGGGGATGGTTTCGCCACGCATTCATTACTTTCAACAGCCGGGGCTTTTGCAATATGCAGGATTTACGGAAATGAACTATTATACAGGCCGGAATAGCTGTATTGGCCAGTTTGAGCAGGATAACGGCCAGTATGATCATGTTACAGGTATTACCGGCTTTTGTCACGGGGCAGCCATGATGGTGCGCCGTGCTGCCATAGAAAAAGCAGGTACTATGGCGGAGCATTTTTTCCTTTATTACGAAGAGGTGGACTGGGGGGCGCATATCCGCCGCGCAGGTTATACTGCATGGGTGCAAATGGCGGCACTGATCTATCATAAAGAATCGATATCGGTAGGTGCAGGCAGCGCTTTGAAGGAGTTTTTCATGAACCGTAACAGGATCCTTTTCATCAGGCGTAATGCGCCTGCTTTTAAAAAGATGGTATTCTGGATCTACTTTCTGTCTGTGGTAGCGCCCCGTAATATTATAAGGTATATAAAAGAGGGAAATGCAAAGTTTATTGGTGTGCTCTTCAGGGCTATATGGTGGAATTTTACCAACGGCACCGAGAGCAGGAATTTAGGTTATCGTATCAAGTAG
- a CDS encoding MarC family protein, which translates to MSFNFDQLITITFTLFAVIDIVGSVPLLISLKDKMGGLRATQATLVSGFLMLAFLFVGQEFLKILGLDIRSFAVGGSIVIFLLGLEMVLGHEIFKADANAQSGTVVPVAFPIIAGSGTLTTIMSLKANFEETYILAGIFINLIIVYIVLKSLVWIKKVLGENGLTAVRKFFGVILLAIAVKIFGSNLSAFGK; encoded by the coding sequence ATGTCGTTTAACTTTGACCAGTTAATAACTATCACTTTTACACTTTTTGCCGTGATAGACATCGTTGGCTCCGTTCCCCTATTAATTTCACTGAAAGATAAAATGGGGGGACTCCGGGCAACACAAGCTACCCTGGTCTCGGGTTTTCTGATGCTGGCGTTTCTTTTTGTGGGCCAGGAATTTCTTAAAATACTGGGGCTCGATATCCGCTCTTTTGCCGTTGGCGGCTCTATTGTCATTTTCCTGTTAGGACTTGAAATGGTACTGGGCCACGAGATCTTTAAGGCTGACGCCAATGCGCAGTCAGGTACAGTAGTTCCTGTAGCATTTCCCATTATTGCAGGTAGTGGTACACTTACAACCATCATGTCGTTAAAAGCCAATTTTGAGGAGACTTATATCCTTGCAGGCATCTTTATTAACCTTATTATCGTATATATCGTACTTAAATCACTTGTTTGGATCAAAAAAGTATTAGGTGAAAACGGACTCACAGCGGTCCGCAAGTTTTTTGGTGTAATACTGTTAGCCATAGCCGTAAAAATCTTTGGCAGCAACCTTTCCGCCTTTGGCAAATAA
- a CDS encoding response regulator transcription factor: MALSENAILPKLFIIEDDPSIQMVLSKFLSKTFELNVFGSAMNALAYLQEGNIPDIIISDLHIPGLSGMELLKQLKSSGIFNSVPVVILSGEENSETRILCLEAGADDFIVKPFSPRELEVRLKMILKRHGKVLAN; the protein is encoded by the coding sequence ATGGCCCTCAGTGAAAATGCGATATTGCCTAAGTTGTTCATTATTGAGGACGACCCGTCTATTCAGATGGTGTTGAGTAAGTTTTTGTCAAAAACTTTTGAACTCAACGTATTTGGTAGCGCAATGAATGCATTGGCTTATTTACAGGAAGGGAACATCCCTGATATTATTATATCAGACCTGCATATCCCTGGTTTAAGCGGAATGGAACTATTGAAGCAGCTGAAATCAAGCGGTATTTTTAATTCAGTACCGGTTGTTATTTTATCGGGTGAAGAAAACAGCGAAACACGTATCCTCTGCCTGGAAGCAGGTGCAGATGATTTTATAGTGAAGCCATTTAGTCCACGTGAACTTGAAGTAAGACTAAAGATGATCCTTAAACGTCACGGAAAAGTACTGGCCAACTAA
- a CDS encoding TonB-dependent receptor, translated as MKKVIGIFLLCCISLIGFAQNGLVTGTVADEQQKLSLPGATIRLKPGNRYTISDEHGKFEFLNVPQGKYTLEVNYIGFKNGSYPVTVAPGKAASVRLLLEDGAVAGKEVVVLSDRLRGQAKALNRQKSNPNITNIVSADQVGRFPDANIGDAIKRIPGITMQNDQGEARNIIIRGLAPELNSVTLNGDRIPSAEGDNRRVQMDLIPSDMIQTIEVNKTLTSDMDADAIGGSVNLVTRAAPGGLRVSGTLAGGYSPIREKPIYTGALVVGNRFFNNKLGMVLSASYNSNDFGSDNVEGVWSKDKAGHVYMSEQDIRKYDVKRVRRSGSAAFDYKINDKNSIAFNAMYNWRDDWENRYRVRTRKIETVLDANNNITGYKGAIRRQTKGGADFGRSDNARLETQRVQNYSLRGDHLLGNAIAMDWAASYSTASEKRPHERYIEYEAKSQVLTEDLSDPAFPLVSTPAAVPLSAFGMNALSEQYGFTKEGEFGAKLNFRFPFSVVSGQKGRLRAGARLRVKDKKRENNFFEYSPVTPFGKLADMATVNWEGDKFQAGSKYIPGTFVSKQFLGSLDFTNPLLMKGEAVPSEYITINYKAKETITAGYVRWDQDLSSKLSMIAGVRLENTNTDYKGNIVEDEEDLKGQRDVKNSYLNVLPSLAFKYNVNQDFVLRAAATTSLARPNYYAIAPYVSILADDQAIDAGNSKLKASYAWNFDVMGEYYFKSVGLISGGVFYKNIRDFIYVYSNKQYTTENFAADYPGVTNPIPAGENWKYKQSQNGDNVNMYGFEVAVQRQLNFLPGVLKGLGVYVNYTYTKSNADGIYNGDGEKRENVALPGTAPHMFNASLSWENKRFVARLSGNYAAAYLDELGEDDFTDRYYDKQFFLDANASYKIGKYLRLFAEANNLTNQPLRYYQGVSNRTAQMEYYRSKFNLGIKFDLSK; from the coding sequence ATGAAAAAAGTGATCGGTATTTTTCTGCTCTGTTGCATATCCCTGATAGGGTTTGCGCAAAACGGGCTGGTAACGGGTACGGTGGCCGATGAACAGCAAAAGCTGTCGTTGCCGGGTGCTACTATCCGTCTTAAGCCTGGCAATCGGTATACTATTTCCGATGAGCATGGCAAGTTCGAGTTTCTGAATGTTCCCCAGGGGAAATATACACTCGAGGTAAATTATATAGGGTTTAAAAACGGCAGCTACCCCGTAACTGTAGCTCCCGGCAAGGCAGCGTCGGTAAGGCTGCTTTTAGAAGATGGGGCTGTTGCCGGCAAAGAAGTGGTTGTATTAAGCGATCGCTTGCGCGGACAGGCAAAGGCTCTGAACCGTCAGAAGAGCAACCCCAATATCACCAATATTGTTTCTGCCGACCAGGTTGGCCGCTTCCCGGATGCTAATATCGGAGATGCCATTAAGCGTATCCCCGGTATTACGATGCAAAACGACCAGGGAGAGGCGCGTAATATCATTATCCGCGGTCTCGCTCCTGAGTTAAACTCAGTTACATTAAACGGCGATCGTATCCCTTCAGCTGAAGGCGACAACAGAAGAGTGCAAATGGATCTCATCCCTTCCGATATGATCCAGACGATAGAAGTAAATAAAACACTTACTTCCGATATGGATGCCGATGCCATTGGCGGATCGGTAAACCTGGTAACACGTGCTGCCCCGGGCGGACTGCGTGTTTCCGGTACTTTAGCCGGTGGTTACAGCCCCATCAGGGAAAAACCTATCTATACCGGTGCACTGGTTGTGGGTAACCGCTTCTTTAATAATAAGTTGGGAATGGTGTTGAGTGCCTCTTATAACAGCAACGATTTTGGTTCCGATAACGTCGAAGGTGTATGGTCGAAAGACAAAGCCGGTCATGTGTATATGAGCGAGCAGGATATCAGGAAGTATGATGTAAAACGTGTAAGAAGAAGTGGGTCTGCCGCTTTCGATTATAAAATTAACGACAAAAACAGTATTGCTTTTAATGCGATGTATAACTGGCGTGACGACTGGGAAAACCGTTATCGTGTGCGTACACGTAAGATAGAGACAGTTCTTGATGCGAATAACAATATTACGGGATATAAAGGAGCTATCAGGCGACAAACCAAGGGTGGCGCTGATTTTGGAAGAAGTGATAACGCGCGGCTCGAAACGCAGCGTGTGCAGAACTACTCACTACGTGGAGATCATTTGCTTGGTAATGCTATAGCAATGGATTGGGCTGCCAGTTATTCTACAGCCAGTGAAAAGCGTCCTCATGAACGTTATATCGAATATGAAGCCAAAAGCCAGGTTTTGACAGAAGACTTATCTGACCCGGCTTTTCCACTGGTATCGACGCCGGCAGCAGTGCCATTGTCTGCTTTTGGAATGAACGCTTTAAGCGAGCAATATGGTTTTACAAAGGAGGGAGAGTTTGGCGCTAAATTAAACTTCCGTTTTCCCTTTAGTGTTGTAAGTGGGCAGAAAGGCCGTTTAAGGGCTGGCGCCCGTTTGCGGGTAAAGGATAAAAAGAGAGAAAACAATTTCTTTGAATATTCACCAGTTACTCCTTTTGGTAAGCTTGCTGATATGGCTACTGTAAACTGGGAAGGGGATAAATTTCAGGCCGGTTCCAAATATATTCCAGGCACTTTTGTCTCCAAACAATTCCTGGGTTCTCTTGATTTTACCAATCCCTTGTTAATGAAAGGGGAGGCTGTACCTTCTGAGTATATCACAATCAACTACAAAGCCAAAGAAACCATTACAGCAGGTTATGTTCGCTGGGACCAGGATCTGAGTTCCAAACTGAGTATGATCGCTGGTGTCCGTTTAGAGAATACCAACACCGATTATAAAGGTAATATCGTAGAAGATGAAGAAGATCTGAAAGGTCAGCGCGATGTAAAGAACAGCTATCTGAACGTATTGCCCAGCCTGGCTTTCAAGTATAATGTAAACCAGGATTTTGTATTACGTGCAGCCGCTACTACCTCCCTGGCGCGCCCTAACTATTATGCTATTGCGCCGTATGTAAGTATTCTCGCCGATGACCAGGCTATCGATGCCGGCAACTCAAAGCTGAAAGCTTCTTATGCCTGGAACTTCGATGTAATGGGTGAATATTACTTTAAATCGGTAGGCCTGATCTCAGGTGGTGTATTCTATAAGAATATCCGTGACTTCATTTATGTATACAGCAACAAACAATATACTACCGAAAACTTCGCTGCCGATTATCCCGGAGTAACCAATCCTATTCCTGCGGGTGAGAACTGGAAATACAAACAAAGCCAGAATGGCGACAATGTAAATATGTATGGCTTTGAAGTTGCCGTACAACGTCAGCTAAACTTCCTGCCAGGTGTCCTTAAAGGACTGGGTGTATACGTAAATTACACCTATACCAAGTCGAATGCCGATGGTATTTATAACGGCGATGGTGAAAAGAGAGAAAATGTAGCGTTACCTGGTACTGCTCCACATATGTTCAATGCTTCCCTGTCATGGGAGAACAAACGTTTTGTGGCAAGGCTCTCCGGGAACTATGCTGCCGCTTACCTTGACGAGCTGGGTGAAGATGATTTTACCGATCGTTACTACGACAAACAGTTCTTCCTCGATGCAAATGCTTCTTATAAGATAGGTAAATACCTCCGCTTGTTCGCTGAAGCCAATAACCTTACCAATCAACCATTGCGTTACTACCAGGGTGTTTCCAACCGTACTGCACAAATGGAGTACTACCGTTCCAAATTTAACCTGGGTATCAAATTCGACCTTTCGAAATAG
- a CDS encoding sugar transferase gives MSNPQQETPGAIIAVINASEAVSTRLDSLDFDDSVLVYFKNETEFISKWEKQLFDVSCIISEAEVMAPAGISFATILQQKKFPRVPFFIICDHSNENLAVLALRSGVSDIFTRPFDSEALQTRVLFFKKYGHLLPGKVNELRSEKYKTPTVKRIFDLVFSSLALLCLSPVFLIVYIALKLESKGPAFYYSYRVGTGYNVFKFYKFRSMYVNADKRLKDLQHLNQYNAAAKTTESGTANSPLCADCAKAGTKCQFLIYADNNTWCEKQYISSRKKESGSAFFKLKDDPRITKVGKILRNTSIDELPQLWNVFIGDMSIVGNRPLPLYEAEKLTTDKYALRFLAPAGITGLWQVEKRGKGEMSEEERLMLDNTYAQNHSFTSDIKLILKTIPALFQKENV, from the coding sequence ATGAGTAACCCCCAGCAGGAAACACCTGGCGCTATAATAGCTGTAATTAATGCTTCTGAAGCTGTATCAACCCGGCTTGACTCACTGGATTTCGACGATTCCGTACTCGTTTATTTTAAGAACGAAACAGAATTTATATCCAAATGGGAAAAGCAGCTGTTCGATGTATCCTGCATTATATCAGAAGCAGAGGTAATGGCACCTGCAGGTATCTCTTTTGCAACCATCCTTCAACAGAAGAAATTCCCCCGCGTTCCTTTTTTTATTATCTGTGATCATTCAAACGAAAACCTGGCCGTACTTGCATTGAGATCGGGGGTATCAGACATATTTACCCGTCCTTTCGATTCAGAAGCATTACAAACACGTGTTCTCTTCTTTAAAAAATACGGCCACCTGCTGCCCGGAAAAGTGAATGAGCTGCGGTCTGAAAAATATAAAACGCCAACAGTAAAGCGGATCTTCGACCTTGTATTTTCAAGCCTTGCTTTATTGTGCCTGTCACCGGTTTTTCTGATTGTATATATAGCGCTTAAACTGGAATCAAAAGGACCTGCCTTCTACTATTCTTATCGTGTGGGTACCGGCTACAATGTATTTAAATTTTACAAGTTCAGGTCTATGTATGTCAATGCCGACAAACGTCTGAAAGATCTGCAACATTTGAACCAGTATAACGCTGCCGCCAAAACAACTGAGTCCGGAACTGCAAATAGTCCGCTTTGCGCAGATTGCGCCAAAGCCGGTACCAAATGCCAATTTCTCATTTATGCCGATAACAATACCTGGTGTGAAAAACAATATATCTCTTCCCGTAAAAAGGAAAGCGGCTCTGCATTCTTCAAACTAAAAGACGACCCCCGTATTACCAAAGTAGGCAAGATTTTGCGCAATACCAGTATCGACGAACTTCCCCAGCTATGGAATGTATTCATCGGCGACATGAGTATTGTAGGCAACCGTCCGTTACCTCTTTATGAGGCTGAAAAACTCACTACCGACAAATATGCTCTTCGTTTTCTTGCTCCTGCAGGCATCACCGGCCTCTGGCAGGTTGAAAAAAGAGGCAAAGGAGAAATGTCGGAAGAGGAACGCCTTATGCTCGATAACACTTACGCGCAAAATCACAGCTTCACCAGTGACATTAAACTTATACTGAAAACAATACCTGCGCTCTTCCAGAAAGAGAATGTGTAG